Proteins from a single region of Haloterrigena turkmenica DSM 5511:
- the glmS gene encoding glutamine--fructose-6-phosphate transaminase (isomerizing), with the protein MCGIIGRVGDGNAFEPLLTGLENLEYRGYDSAGIAVQNGSGINVEKRSGKVDELRESIDDTPLEGSVGIGHTRWSTHGPPTDENAHPHTDETKDVAVVHNGIIENYAELKSELADYGHEFTSDTDTEVIPHLIQFYLDEGMDNETAFRRAIDELEGSYAVTAMLSGKDVLYAARQGSPLVVGMEDGEYFLASDVPAFLEYTDSVVYLEDGDVVIVDDDGVEFTDLDGNSIEREPETVEWDPEQAGKGEYDHFMLKEIHEQPTALSQALEGRIDTQNARIALADFEPGTFADVDSVQFVACGTSYHAALYGSLALKQAGIESTALLANEYSVSAPPVDDDTLVVAVTQSGETADTLNALRQAEAEGAMTVTVTNVVGSTAAREADEALFIRAGPEIGVAATKTFSSQAVMLTLLGQRIAADRHGEPSADLETLLPDLAAMPDAIDDLLAETDAEAIAERYHGSRSYFFIGRGLGFPVALEGALKFKEITYEHAEGFASGELKHGPLALVTPDTPVFAIFTGQEDEKTLKNAEEAQTRGAPVIAVCPEGHRAVDVADAHLEIPETDADLAGLLANVQLQLVSYYAADLLDRPIDKPRNLAKSVTVE; encoded by the coding sequence ATGTGTGGAATTATCGGCCGCGTCGGCGACGGCAACGCCTTCGAACCGCTGCTGACCGGCCTCGAGAACCTCGAGTACCGCGGCTACGATTCGGCCGGCATCGCCGTCCAGAACGGGTCTGGAATCAACGTCGAGAAACGCTCCGGCAAGGTCGACGAGCTGCGCGAGTCGATCGACGACACGCCGCTGGAGGGCTCGGTCGGGATCGGGCACACGCGCTGGAGTACCCACGGCCCGCCGACCGACGAGAACGCCCACCCGCACACCGACGAGACGAAAGACGTCGCCGTCGTCCACAACGGGATCATCGAGAACTACGCCGAGCTCAAGTCCGAACTGGCCGACTACGGCCACGAGTTCACCAGCGACACCGACACCGAGGTCATCCCCCATCTCATCCAGTTCTATCTCGACGAGGGGATGGACAACGAGACGGCCTTCCGTCGCGCCATCGACGAACTCGAGGGGAGTTACGCCGTCACGGCGATGCTCTCCGGCAAGGACGTCCTCTACGCCGCCCGTCAGGGATCGCCGCTGGTCGTCGGTATGGAGGACGGCGAATACTTCCTCGCCAGCGACGTCCCCGCGTTCCTCGAGTACACCGACAGCGTTGTTTACCTCGAGGACGGCGACGTCGTCATCGTCGACGACGACGGCGTCGAGTTCACCGACCTCGACGGAAATTCGATCGAGCGCGAACCCGAGACCGTCGAGTGGGACCCCGAACAGGCCGGAAAGGGCGAGTACGATCACTTCATGTTAAAGGAGATCCACGAGCAGCCGACCGCCCTGAGCCAGGCCCTGGAGGGGCGGATCGATACCCAGAACGCCCGGATCGCGCTCGCGGACTTCGAGCCGGGAACGTTCGCGGACGTCGACAGCGTGCAGTTCGTCGCCTGCGGAACCTCCTACCACGCCGCGCTGTACGGCTCGCTCGCGCTGAAACAGGCCGGTATCGAGTCGACCGCTCTGTTGGCCAACGAGTACAGCGTCTCGGCGCCGCCGGTCGACGACGACACGCTCGTGGTCGCGGTCACCCAGAGCGGCGAGACGGCGGACACGCTGAACGCCCTTCGCCAGGCCGAGGCCGAGGGGGCGATGACCGTCACGGTCACGAACGTCGTCGGCTCGACCGCCGCTCGAGAGGCCGACGAGGCGCTGTTCATCCGCGCCGGTCCCGAGATCGGCGTCGCCGCGACGAAGACGTTCTCCTCCCAGGCCGTCATGCTGACGCTGCTGGGCCAGCGCATCGCCGCCGATCGGCACGGCGAACCGTCGGCCGACCTCGAGACGCTGCTGCCGGACCTGGCCGCGATGCCCGACGCGATCGACGACCTGCTCGCGGAGACCGACGCCGAGGCCATCGCCGAACGCTACCACGGGAGCCGATCGTACTTCTTCATCGGTCGCGGACTCGGCTTTCCGGTGGCCCTTGAGGGCGCGCTGAAGTTCAAGGAGATCACATACGAGCACGCCGAGGGCTTCGCCTCGGGCGAGCTCAAACACGGCCCGCTGGCGCTGGTGACGCCCGACACACCGGTCTTCGCGATCTTTACCGGTCAGGAAGACGAGAAGACGCTGAAAAACGCCGAGGAAGCACAGACTCGCGGCGCGCCCGTGATCGCCGTCTGCCCCGAGGGCCACCGGGCGGTCGACGTCGCGGACGCCCACCTCGAGATTCCCGAGACCGACGCCGACCTCGCGGGACTGCTCGCGAACGTCCAGTTGCAGCTCGTCTCCTACTACGCGGCCGACCTCCTCGACCGGCCGATCGACAAGCCCCGCAACCTGGCCAAAAGCGTCACCGTCGAATAG
- a CDS encoding DUF7563 family protein, which yields MSTEPTDAKWTPMTSGQETTAPRCVNCGNQVTRQFARVFGDNRDVVHACPDCATYREMKTSDFIPKEAR from the coding sequence ATGTCGACGGAACCAACCGACGCGAAGTGGACGCCGATGACGTCCGGCCAGGAAACGACCGCCCCCCGCTGTGTCAACTGCGGGAACCAGGTGACGCGTCAGTTCGCCCGCGTCTTCGGGGACAACCGCGACGTCGTTCACGCCTGTCCTGACTGTGCGACGTACCGCGAAATGAAAACTTCGGATTTCATCCCGAAGGAAGCCCGCTGA
- the glmU gene encoding bifunctional sugar-1-phosphate nucleotidylyltransferase/acetyltransferase, translated as MQAVVLAAGEGTRIRPLSAELPKPMLPVADRPLVAHTVDAAVDAGADEIVLVIGYEAETVRDYFGDEYRGVPVSYAVQTEQAGTAHAVAAAKDHIDGPFAVLNGDNLYDPAAIDRLFANCPAVGAVEVAEPRNYGVLSTEDGVVDDITEKPTEPPTNLANAGAYAFPERAREWLEVPESERGEHEITDVLATVLDRFAVTPIALDRWLDVGRPWELLAANEWKLADLDRRIDGRVSDDAHLEGDVVVEDGATVKSGTVIEGPVLIRSGATVGPNASVRGATLIGGDASVGHAVEIENSVLSRGTSVSHLSYVGDSVLGRNVNVGAGTTVANRRHDGAIVELSVKGERVPTGRREFGVVAGDGAKTGINSSLLPGLKLAAGATTRPGEVVERDR; from the coding sequence ATGCAAGCCGTTGTTCTTGCGGCGGGTGAGGGAACGCGAATCAGACCGCTCTCCGCGGAGTTGCCGAAGCCGATGCTGCCGGTCGCCGACCGGCCGCTGGTCGCCCACACCGTCGACGCGGCCGTCGACGCGGGGGCGGACGAAATCGTCCTCGTCATCGGCTACGAGGCCGAGACCGTTCGCGACTACTTCGGCGACGAATACCGAGGGGTCCCGGTCTCGTATGCGGTCCAGACCGAACAGGCCGGGACGGCCCACGCCGTCGCCGCCGCCAAAGACCATATCGACGGCCCCTTCGCCGTCCTGAACGGCGACAACCTCTACGATCCGGCGGCGATCGACCGACTGTTCGCGAACTGTCCGGCCGTCGGCGCGGTCGAAGTGGCCGAGCCGCGGAATTACGGCGTCCTCAGCACCGAAGACGGGGTCGTCGACGACATCACCGAGAAGCCGACCGAGCCGCCGACGAACCTCGCTAACGCCGGCGCCTACGCCTTCCCCGAACGCGCTCGCGAGTGGCTCGAGGTCCCCGAAAGCGAGCGCGGCGAACACGAGATCACCGACGTCCTCGCGACGGTGCTCGACCGGTTCGCGGTGACGCCGATCGCCCTCGACCGGTGGCTCGACGTCGGTCGACCTTGGGAACTCCTCGCGGCCAACGAGTGGAAACTCGCCGACCTCGATCGGCGGATCGACGGCCGGGTCAGCGACGACGCCCACCTCGAGGGCGACGTGGTCGTCGAGGACGGCGCGACGGTGAAATCGGGCACCGTCATCGAGGGACCGGTCCTGATCCGTTCGGGGGCGACCGTCGGGCCGAACGCCTCCGTCCGCGGCGCGACGCTGATCGGCGGGGACGCGTCGGTCGGCCACGCCGTCGAGATCGAGAACAGCGTTCTCTCACGCGGCACCTCGGTCAGCCACCTCTCGTACGTCGGCGACAGCGTCCTCGGGCGCAACGTCAACGTCGGTGCCGGGACGACGGTCGCGAACCGCCGCCACGACGGCGCGATCGTCGAACTCTCCGTCAAGGGCGAACGGGTCCCGACGGGTCGACGCGAGTTCGGCGTCGTCGCCGGCGACGGCGCCAAGACCGGCATCAACTCGAGTCTGCTCCCCGGACTGAAACTCGCCGCGGGAGCGACCACGCGACCCGGCGAGGTCGTCGAACGCGACAGGTAG
- a CDS encoding DUF5786 family protein yields the protein MGFGSYDESEQQQQTADDEDDVEAVNVHENDHDGQLSFESDASTDELVSQLGSMKDDEDETEE from the coding sequence ATGGGTTTTGGTAGCTACGACGAATCCGAGCAACAGCAGCAGACGGCGGACGACGAGGACGATGTCGAAGCCGTCAACGTCCACGAAAACGATCATGACGGTCAGCTGTCATTCGAGTCCGACGCCTCGACCGACGAGCTCGTCTCGCAGCTCGGCTCGATGAAAGACGACGAGGACGAGACCGAGGAGTAA